Proteins encoded within one genomic window of Candidatus Thiodiazotropha endoloripes:
- a CDS encoding tetratricopeptide repeat protein, translating to MQLKVQSRVYFWLLSIVLLLLTTQSQAASRILDRIEIDSEAGANVIAVHFNVPVRYVSHLINESNSELGVQVRVGQTTDEQLGATTEQDQDGELDQEDQLTWSPSAAIPLDKVVFQGSRLGTSTLLVSFATPVRDVKIRQGRDFYVMEFVLPEQVKRSSGFGQARLKTLQTEVPEMKAPLSVKSLPLVIYVLNLGVQSEPVDYEEMPPVPIGENQLLYSTKGEIEGNPIYRLRLGFFRTKQDAKRQLEAVKSFYPNAWIDTADIVERRQAFFERGLEPGLDGQYMEEPELANVDPRITKMMEMIRRTITAGDYAKAVRLLEALLEEPDNIYTQEALELLGLSRERNGQIAHAKGEYRLYLEKYPEGEDAERVTQRLLGLETAPQRPKETLRKRPKPGEPGSEEEGEKAIWDVYGSFSQNYRRDKIDSPFVEDEDSISRSEIESFVDFNARRRSEEYDMRMKITGSYISDLLDDGENDTTLSDAYIDVEHLDSRTSAKFGRQRLRSSGILNRFDGLVLGYELTPDINIRASAGLPVERSRDTFLHEHKQFAGISGDFSSIFENWDASLFIVEQRVDGLVDRRAVGGEVRYYDPQKSMFSLVDYDIFHKELGIFMLQTNWRLENKTSLYLNLDYRTSPILMTSNALSGQSDPDTFLPIGSVEELQDFYSDDEIYDLAQDRTAKSSSISFGVTHPFSDTLQLSGDFTASKTGETPASGGVLATEATDTEFFYSFQVIKNDLLKQGDIGVFTLRYSDSDTSDTYRIGVSSRYPITNAWRVNPRLDVSYRENKENEGTRFTVSPFLRMDYRLRKDFTFELEGGLNWFEEDDGTEVTNFTDYFFYAGYRWDF from the coding sequence GTGCAGCTCAAAGTTCAATCGAGGGTCTATTTCTGGCTGTTGTCAATCGTGTTGTTGCTATTGACCACGCAGTCACAGGCTGCATCCAGAATTCTCGATCGTATTGAAATCGATTCTGAAGCGGGGGCAAATGTCATTGCTGTCCACTTCAATGTGCCGGTCCGTTATGTGTCTCACCTGATCAATGAGTCAAACAGTGAACTGGGGGTGCAGGTCAGGGTAGGACAGACCACGGATGAACAGCTTGGTGCGACAACCGAGCAGGACCAGGATGGTGAGCTCGATCAGGAGGATCAACTGACCTGGAGCCCATCCGCTGCGATACCACTTGATAAAGTGGTTTTTCAGGGTAGCCGTCTGGGCACCTCCACCCTGCTGGTCTCCTTCGCCACGCCGGTCAGAGATGTAAAAATCCGCCAGGGCAGGGATTTCTATGTGATGGAGTTTGTTCTCCCGGAACAGGTCAAACGCAGCTCTGGTTTCGGTCAGGCCAGATTGAAGACGCTGCAGACCGAAGTGCCTGAAATGAAGGCGCCATTGAGTGTCAAGTCACTGCCCCTGGTGATCTATGTACTCAATCTCGGTGTCCAATCCGAACCGGTCGATTATGAAGAGATGCCACCGGTGCCAATCGGCGAAAACCAACTGCTCTACAGCACCAAGGGGGAGATCGAAGGTAATCCGATCTACCGCCTGCGGCTCGGTTTTTTTCGTACCAAGCAGGATGCCAAACGGCAGTTAGAGGCGGTAAAGAGCTTCTATCCGAATGCCTGGATCGACACGGCGGATATTGTTGAAAGACGCCAGGCCTTTTTTGAAAGAGGGCTGGAGCCGGGTCTGGACGGTCAGTACATGGAGGAGCCTGAACTGGCCAATGTGGATCCCCGTATCACCAAGATGATGGAGATGATCCGGCGCACCATCACGGCGGGTGACTATGCCAAAGCTGTACGCTTACTGGAAGCCCTGCTGGAAGAGCCTGACAACATCTACACCCAGGAAGCCCTGGAGCTGCTGGGTCTCTCCCGTGAACGTAACGGTCAGATTGCCCATGCAAAAGGGGAGTACAGACTCTATCTGGAAAAGTACCCGGAAGGTGAGGATGCGGAGCGGGTGACACAGCGTCTGCTGGGCCTTGAGACCGCACCTCAACGGCCCAAAGAGACCTTACGCAAAAGGCCCAAGCCGGGGGAACCAGGCAGCGAAGAGGAAGGGGAGAAGGCGATTTGGGATGTCTACGGCAGTTTCTCCCAGAACTACCGCCGGGATAAGATCGACAGTCCCTTCGTCGAGGACGAAGACAGTATCTCCCGTTCGGAGATTGAGAGCTTTGTCGATTTCAATGCCCGTCGCCGTAGTGAAGAGTACGATATGCGCATGAAGATCACCGGCAGTTATATCTCCGATCTGCTGGATGATGGGGAAAATGATACCACCCTCAGTGACGCCTATATCGATGTTGAACATCTGGATAGCCGGACCAGCGCCAAGTTTGGCCGTCAGAGACTCCGTTCAAGCGGTATCCTGAACCGATTTGATGGATTGGTACTCGGTTACGAGCTCACCCCGGATATCAATATCCGGGCGTCAGCGGGTCTGCCGGTCGAACGCTCCCGGGATACCTTTCTGCATGAGCACAAACAGTTCGCCGGGATCAGTGGTGATTTCTCCAGCATCTTTGAAAACTGGGATGCGAGCCTGTTTATTGTCGAGCAGCGGGTGGATGGCCTGGTTGACCGCAGGGCAGTGGGTGGCGAGGTCCGCTATTATGATCCTCAAAAGTCCATGTTCAGCCTGGTCGATTACGATATCTTCCACAAAGAGCTGGGTATTTTCATGCTGCAGACCAACTGGCGTCTGGAGAACAAAACCAGCCTCTACCTCAATCTGGATTATCGCACCAGCCCAATCCTGATGACCTCGAATGCCCTGAGTGGACAATCCGATCCGGACACTTTCCTGCCGATCGGGTCGGTTGAGGAGTTGCAGGATTTCTACAGCGATGACGAGATCTACGACCTTGCTCAGGATCGCACCGCCAAATCCTCGAGTATCTCCTTTGGTGTCACACATCCTTTCTCCGACACCCTGCAATTGAGTGGCGACTTCACAGCCAGTAAAACCGGGGAAACCCCCGCCTCAGGCGGTGTTCTTGCCACAGAAGCCACCGATACAGAGTTCTTTTACTCCTTTCAGGTGATCAAGAACGATCTGCTGAAACAGGGGGATATCGGAGTGTTCACCCTCCGATATTCCGATTCGGACACCTCGGATACCTACCGGATTGGGGTCAGCAGCCGTTATCCCATCACCAACGCCTGGCGGGTCAATCCGCGTCTGGATGTCTCCTATCGTGAAAACAAAGAGAATGAAGGAACCCGGTTTACGGTCAGTCCGTTTCTACGGATGGACTACCGTTTGCGGAAAGACTTCACCTTCGAACTGGAGGGGGGACTCAACTGGTTTGAAGAGGATGATGGTACGGAAGTGACCAATTTTACCGACTACTTCTTCTATGCGGGCTACCGATGGGATTTTTAA
- a CDS encoding cytochrome c3 family protein, with translation MRLPKLRLLLQQASWLLLFVVSMSLMNFVHAESSEFDHFETGFPLTGEHRNVECDQCHDKGQFQGTPVMCDGCHNDTDAAGKPIDHIQSDDRCDDCHTTVGWHVARFDHGTIDSGCFSCHNGSAAQGKDSDHISTGNTCEFCHTTFSWGRVSRVDHSVVTGTCESCHNGNIARGKHDTHIATEEPCDTCHITNSWLLVFFDHSAVAAGSCESCHNGISATGKSANHIVTNEACDLCHTTNSWQVDNFSHAGIRGDCESCHNGVSAIGKPVGHVPTSEPCEICHTSTNSWLVVNFVHGEEVFGRCSSCHDGITQPGKDADHVQTTAECDTCHTSTEDWSVVGFDHSEVVPGTCASCHDGVQAPGKHDTHIVTNESCDVCHATTANWHVINFSHDGFQSAGVCSTCHDGTRATGKHALHIQTSEQCDVCHLSTDNWLNTSFDHSGVDAAGRCSTCHNGSQATGMHATHIETTEQCDVCHNSTSNWSDVSFDHSSIETAGVCSTCHNGVRATGKHANHLQTNGECDTCHTTTAWNVNNFSHEGITADCESCHNGVTATGKHSDHILTTSPCEACHSTTDWTLTGFTHEGVSGTCESCHNGSVATGKHDNHIPTTASCDNCHTTNAWTISNFSHEGVTESCHSCHDGVRATGKHDTHVATTAVCEGCHTSTTSWAEVTFDHSIVTGTCASCHDGVTATGKSADHIETDAACDNCHISNETWTAVRFDHSGITSGCESCHNGVDATGKPDTHIPTTEPCENCHNTITWSTGRFDHAGVAGACSSCHDGVVATGKHASHIPTDAQCDSCHTSTIDWLLTTFNHDNVAASGNCSNCHDGTQATGKHAQHIETTAQCDICHLSTINWQDTSFDHSGVTTTGVCSSCHNGTTATGMHSNHIATTEQCDVCHNSTTTWLRVSFDHSAVPTAGVCSSCHNGVRATGKHAGHLQTNAQCDTCHTVDGWLISNFDHAGITGDCESCHDGTTATGKHAGHIATTQPCEDCHTPTNWNLNGFTHSGVTTACHLCHNGDIAIGKSPSHVLTNATCDTCHTTNSWTITNFNHDGVTDSCQSCHDGVRATGKHAAHVATTASCEACHTSTNNWLQITFDHAVVSGACASCHDGNTATGKPANHVQTNAACDNCHISNTTWLNIRFDHTGIVSGCASCHNNVDATGKPANHIPTNEPCENCHTTVTWATGTFDHAGVAGTCSSCHNGTIATGKHATHIATSGQCDSCHISTVNWLSVRFDHSTVTGTCQSCHNGTIATGKSASHVATNAACDVCHTSQTTWTAVNFDHSVVTGTCSSCHNGVTATGKPASHVPTTSECDACHTSQTNWLSVRFDHTNAAGNCSNCHDGITATGKDPGHVPTTAQCDDCHLSTTNWLNVRFTHGNVAGTCSTCHNGVTATGKHAGHIQTSGQCDTCHISTTDWANVDFNHGSIITGCSSCHNGSLATGKPGNHIPTTQECNICHNSTDNWLNVTFSHTNVAGTCSNCHNGTFATGKSANHLPTNAQCDDCHTSTSNWLSVTFDHSGVTGNCNSCHNGTIATGTPQGHFVTTQQCDACHTTNGWLPVINYRHTSGNYPGDHRANLSCQDCHSSNSESVPWPFPSYARSCAGCHANDYERGEDDHSGLSADRNCGSSGCHRVSDREW, from the coding sequence ATGAGACTGCCCAAATTGAGATTACTGCTACAACAGGCCAGTTGGCTGCTGCTTTTTGTTGTCAGTATGTCATTGATGAATTTCGTCCATGCAGAGAGCTCTGAATTCGACCACTTTGAAACCGGCTTTCCGCTCACTGGTGAACACCGCAACGTTGAATGCGATCAGTGTCACGATAAAGGCCAGTTCCAGGGTACACCGGTTATGTGTGATGGCTGCCACAACGATACCGATGCAGCCGGTAAGCCGATCGATCATATTCAAAGCGATGACCGCTGTGATGATTGCCATACCACAGTCGGTTGGCATGTAGCCCGTTTTGATCACGGTACCATCGACAGTGGCTGTTTCTCCTGCCACAACGGTTCAGCAGCTCAGGGCAAGGACAGTGATCATATCAGCACCGGGAATACCTGTGAGTTCTGTCATACCACTTTCAGCTGGGGACGGGTCAGCCGTGTGGATCACTCGGTTGTGACCGGCACCTGCGAAAGTTGCCATAACGGCAACATCGCCCGCGGCAAACACGATACTCATATCGCAACTGAAGAGCCTTGCGATACCTGCCATATCACCAACAGCTGGCTGCTGGTCTTTTTTGATCACTCGGCAGTTGCCGCCGGCAGTTGTGAAAGCTGTCATAACGGCATCAGTGCCACAGGTAAATCGGCCAATCATATTGTGACCAATGAGGCCTGTGATCTCTGCCACACCACCAACAGCTGGCAAGTGGATAATTTCTCCCACGCCGGGATCCGGGGAGATTGCGAGAGCTGTCATAACGGGGTCAGCGCAATCGGAAAGCCGGTCGGTCATGTACCAACCAGTGAGCCGTGTGAGATCTGTCATACCTCGACCAACTCCTGGTTGGTGGTCAACTTCGTACATGGAGAGGAGGTGTTTGGCCGTTGCTCCAGTTGTCATGACGGTATCACACAGCCAGGTAAAGATGCGGATCATGTACAGACCACTGCAGAGTGTGATACCTGCCATACCTCAACCGAGGACTGGAGTGTGGTTGGTTTCGATCACAGTGAAGTTGTACCGGGTACCTGTGCAAGCTGTCACGACGGAGTACAGGCGCCAGGCAAACACGATACCCATATTGTCACCAACGAATCCTGCGACGTCTGCCATGCAACCACCGCAAACTGGCATGTCATCAATTTCAGCCATGACGGATTCCAGAGTGCCGGTGTCTGTTCCACCTGTCACGACGGAACCCGGGCGACCGGTAAGCATGCACTGCACATTCAGACCAGCGAACAGTGCGATGTCTGTCATCTCTCTACTGACAACTGGCTGAATACCAGTTTTGACCATAGCGGCGTGGATGCCGCCGGACGCTGCTCCACCTGCCACAACGGCAGCCAGGCAACCGGCATGCATGCGACGCATATTGAGACCACCGAGCAGTGCGATGTCTGTCATAACTCAACCAGTAACTGGAGTGATGTCAGCTTTGATCACAGCTCGATTGAAACCGCAGGCGTCTGCTCAACCTGTCACAACGGTGTACGCGCCACCGGCAAACACGCCAATCACCTGCAGACCAACGGCGAGTGCGATACCTGCCACACAACCACTGCCTGGAACGTCAACAACTTCTCCCATGAAGGGATCACTGCGGATTGCGAATCCTGCCACAATGGGGTGACCGCCACCGGCAAGCATTCGGATCATATCCTGACCACATCACCCTGTGAGGCCTGCCACTCAACCACTGACTGGACTCTAACAGGATTTACCCATGAAGGGGTCTCCGGTACCTGTGAATCCTGCCATAACGGCAGTGTGGCCACCGGTAAACACGATAACCATATTCCGACCACTGCTTCATGCGACAACTGCCACACTACCAACGCCTGGACGATCAGCAACTTCAGTCATGAAGGGGTCACCGAGAGCTGTCACTCCTGTCATGATGGTGTTCGTGCCACCGGCAAACACGATACCCATGTGGCCACAACGGCGGTCTGTGAAGGTTGTCATACCTCGACAACCAGTTGGGCGGAAGTCACATTCGACCATTCCATCGTTACAGGGACCTGCGCCAGCTGTCATGATGGTGTGACTGCAACTGGTAAATCGGCCGACCATATCGAGACCGATGCGGCCTGTGACAACTGCCATATCTCCAATGAGACCTGGACAGCGGTGCGCTTCGATCACAGCGGCATTACCAGTGGTTGTGAATCCTGCCACAATGGGGTGGATGCCACCGGTAAACCCGATACCCACATACCCACCACGGAGCCCTGTGAGAACTGCCACAACACCATTACCTGGAGCACCGGTCGTTTTGATCACGCCGGTGTGGCAGGAGCCTGCTCAAGCTGTCATGACGGTGTGGTTGCAACAGGCAAACACGCCTCACACATTCCCACGGATGCCCAGTGTGACAGCTGCCATACGTCAACCATCGACTGGCTGCTGACCACCTTCAATCATGACAATGTGGCTGCCAGCGGCAACTGCTCCAACTGCCACGATGGCACACAAGCAACCGGCAAGCATGCGCAACATATCGAAACGACCGCTCAGTGTGACATTTGCCACCTCTCTACCATCAACTGGCAGGATACAAGCTTCGATCATAGCGGGGTGACCACCACCGGAGTCTGTTCAAGCTGTCATAACGGTACCACCGCCACCGGTATGCATAGCAACCACATTGCCACGACTGAGCAGTGTGATGTCTGCCACAACTCGACCACCACCTGGTTGAGGGTCAGCTTTGATCACAGTGCCGTACCGACCGCCGGAGTCTGTTCGAGCTGTCACAACGGAGTACGGGCAACCGGTAAGCATGCCGGTCATCTGCAGACCAATGCACAGTGCGATACCTGTCATACGGTTGATGGATGGCTGATCTCCAATTTCGACCATGCGGGGATTACCGGGGATTGTGAATCCTGCCATGACGGCACCACAGCAACCGGCAAACATGCTGGACATATTGCCACCACCCAGCCCTGTGAAGATTGTCATACACCGACCAACTGGAACCTGAACGGTTTTACCCACAGTGGGGTCACCACAGCTTGTCATCTGTGTCACAACGGGGATATTGCCATTGGTAAATCACCATCCCATGTATTGACCAATGCGACCTGTGATACCTGTCATACCACCAACAGTTGGACAATCACCAACTTCAACCACGACGGGGTAACGGACAGCTGCCAATCCTGCCATGACGGAGTCCGGGCGACCGGCAAGCATGCCGCCCATGTGGCGACCACAGCCTCCTGTGAGGCCTGCCATACCTCCACCAATAATTGGTTGCAGATCACTTTTGATCACGCGGTGGTCTCCGGTGCCTGCGCCAGCTGTCACGATGGCAATACAGCAACCGGCAAGCCGGCAAACCATGTGCAGACCAATGCGGCCTGTGACAACTGCCACATCTCCAACACCACCTGGTTGAACATCCGCTTCGATCACACCGGTATCGTCTCCGGCTGTGCCAGCTGTCATAATAATGTCGACGCCACCGGTAAACCGGCCAATCACATACCGACCAATGAGCCGTGCGAGAACTGCCATACCACGGTAACCTGGGCCACCGGCACCTTCGATCATGCCGGCGTTGCGGGAACCTGCTCAAGCTGTCATAACGGCACCATCGCTACCGGTAAACATGCGACCCATATCGCCACCAGTGGTCAGTGCGACAGTTGCCATATCTCCACTGTCAACTGGCTCTCGGTACGCTTCGACCACAGCACGGTAACCGGCACCTGTCAGAGCTGCCATAACGGCACCATCGCGACCGGTAAATCAGCCAGCCACGTGGCCACCAATGCGGCCTGTGATGTCTGCCATACCTCCCAGACAACCTGGACAGCGGTCAACTTCGATCACTCGGTGGTTACCGGCACCTGCTCAAGTTGCCACAACGGGGTTACCGCGACCGGTAAACCGGCCAGCCATGTACCGACCACGTCCGAGTGCGACGCCTGTCATACCTCTCAGACGAACTGGTTGTCGGTCAGGTTCGATCACACCAATGCGGCGGGTAACTGCTCCAACTGCCATGACGGCATTACCGCTACCGGTAAGGATCCGGGACATGTACCTACCACAGCCCAGTGTGATGATTGCCATCTCTCGACAACCAACTGGCTGAATGTACGCTTCACCCACGGCAATGTGGCGGGTACCTGTTCAACCTGTCATAACGGTGTGACCGCAACCGGCAAACACGCCGGCCATATCCAGACTTCAGGTCAGTGCGATACTTGCCACATATCCACAACCGACTGGGCCAACGTCGATTTCAACCACGGCAGCATCATTACCGGTTGTTCCAGTTGTCACAACGGTTCCCTGGCGACTGGTAAGCCTGGCAACCATATACCGACCACGCAAGAGTGTAATATCTGTCATAACTCAACCGACAACTGGTTGAATGTGACCTTCAGTCACACCAATGTGGCCGGAACCTGCTCCAACTGCCACAACGGCACATTCGCAACAGGTAAGTCGGCCAACCATCTGCCTACCAATGCTCAGTGTGATGATTGCCATACCTCAACCAGTAACTGGCTCAGTGTGACGTTTGATCACAGTGGTGTAACCGGTAACTGCAACAGCTGTCACAATGGCACGATTGCCACCGGGACTCCTCAAGGGCATTTCGTTACCACCCAGCAGTGTGATGCCTGCCATACCACCAATGGTTGGTTGCCCGTGATAAATTATCGTCATACATCCGGAAACTATCCGGGCGATCACCGGGCTAACCTGTCATGCCAAGACTGTCACTCGAGTAACAGTGAGTCAGTTCCTTGGCCGTTTCCGAGCTATGCTCGCTCTTGTGCGGGATGTCATGCAAATGATTATGAAAGAGGTGAAGATGACCATAGCGGACTCAGTGCTGATCGCAATTGCGGAAGCAGTGGCTGTCATAGAGTGAGCGACAGGGAGTGGTAA
- a CDS encoding cytochrome C translates to MIFTLSPSYAGKLDLLLMPGPVIEGHAEFEEKCESCHETLKKADQVERCLACHDHSDVAKDIEQGTGFHGRLDKQRAANCKQCHTDHKGRDRDIVNLDTEDFDHSQTDFQLRGRHEQLACQLCHTKEQKKYSHAPSLCFDCHESDDAHRGELGEECDKCHNEKSWRKQDFDHDLDTDYPLTGKHRDLDCKLCHADEHYKNTPKECIGCHLINDAHNGRYGKVCAKCHATEDWKELAFDHRADTEFPLEGQHKDVPCDTCHTRGPFEKKISKKCFACHEKDDDHKGRNGEKCQDCHRPSSWTETQFDHGKDAKFELKGKHKKLSCHACHRNAAMDDLKEAECITCHRAIDLHKGDLGEDCGYCHNEKGWTEKLFFEHDITRFPLIGIHSVTACESCHLDAVYPQTEIVCLSCHEKDDTHEGKMGELCGDCHNPNAWMLWTFDHDEQTEFPLDGKHGEVFCHACHRAELTEHKQSANHCYGCHRGDDIHRGGFGRHCDRCHTTETFENPEIR, encoded by the coding sequence ATGATATTTACTCTATCTCCAAGCTATGCAGGGAAGCTGGATCTACTGTTGATGCCGGGGCCGGTAATCGAAGGTCACGCCGAGTTTGAAGAGAAGTGTGAGAGTTGCCATGAGACCTTGAAAAAAGCCGACCAGGTAGAGCGATGTCTCGCTTGTCATGATCACAGTGATGTGGCCAAAGATATCGAGCAGGGTACCGGGTTCCACGGCAGACTGGATAAACAGCGAGCCGCCAACTGCAAACAGTGCCATACCGATCATAAGGGAAGAGATCGGGATATCGTCAATCTGGATACGGAAGATTTCGATCACTCACAGACTGATTTCCAGCTCAGGGGCCGCCACGAACAGTTGGCCTGCCAACTCTGTCATACCAAAGAGCAGAAGAAATACAGTCATGCCCCCTCACTCTGTTTCGATTGCCATGAGTCGGACGATGCCCACCGGGGGGAACTGGGCGAAGAGTGCGATAAATGTCATAACGAAAAAAGCTGGCGCAAACAGGATTTCGATCATGATCTGGATACTGACTATCCACTGACTGGCAAACACAGGGATCTCGATTGTAAGCTCTGTCACGCCGATGAACACTACAAAAATACCCCCAAGGAGTGTATCGGCTGCCATTTGATCAATGATGCGCACAATGGTCGTTACGGCAAAGTCTGTGCAAAGTGCCATGCTACCGAGGATTGGAAAGAACTGGCTTTCGACCATCGAGCCGATACTGAATTTCCGCTGGAAGGCCAGCATAAAGATGTGCCTTGTGATACCTGCCACACCCGTGGGCCGTTTGAAAAGAAAATTTCTAAAAAATGTTTCGCCTGTCATGAGAAAGATGATGACCATAAAGGGCGAAATGGTGAGAAGTGCCAGGATTGTCATCGTCCCTCAAGTTGGACAGAGACCCAGTTCGATCATGGTAAGGACGCTAAATTTGAATTGAAAGGCAAGCATAAAAAGCTGAGTTGTCACGCCTGTCATCGAAATGCCGCGATGGATGATTTGAAAGAGGCCGAGTGTATCACCTGTCATCGGGCCATCGATTTGCACAAAGGCGACCTGGGTGAGGATTGCGGCTACTGCCACAATGAAAAGGGCTGGACAGAGAAGCTCTTTTTTGAACATGACATAACACGCTTCCCTCTGATCGGTATCCATAGTGTGACCGCCTGTGAATCCTGTCATCTTGATGCGGTCTACCCACAAACAGAGATTGTATGCTTGTCCTGTCATGAAAAAGATGACACCCATGAAGGAAAAATGGGTGAGTTGTGTGGTGATTGCCACAATCCAAATGCATGGATGCTATGGACCTTTGATCACGACGAACAGACAGAATTTCCATTGGATGGTAAGCACGGCGAGGTTTTCTGCCATGCCTGCCATCGTGCTGAGCTGACCGAACATAAACAGTCAGCCAACCATTGTTACGGTTGTCATCGGGGTGATGACATACATCGGGGTGGTTTTGGCCGGCATTGCGATCGCTGCCACACCACCGAAACATTCGAGAATCCGGAAATTCGCTGA
- a CDS encoding NAD(P)-binding domain-containing protein, whose product MQYTIDFLLIYLIPILLVWAIYILHSRRKSKKNLALKTEEFEAGLTEPASLHPLIDPAKCMGCGTCVKACPEQANHPVLGLIDNKAELIAPTNCIGHGACKTACPFDAITLVFGTERRGVDIPLLDNFQTSMPGIYIAGELGGMGLIRNAIVQGTKAMDQILEALKSEGSAPLDLLIVGAGPAGFCASLQAMEKKIKYKTVEQESLGGTVFQFPRGKLVMTAPVKLPLVGEVKFTETTKEKLLEFWEDVERKTGVQISYHERVEKITANPAGGYDVKTNKDTYHTRMVLLAIGRRGTPRKLGVPGEDLSKITYRLIDPEQYKNQHVLVVGGGDSALEAATSIAAEPGTTVTLSYRSGAFSRAKKKNREKVDQAAESGQINLLLSTNVTEFTEETVTIDKGGEKIEIPNDAAIICAGGILPTGFLKETGINVETKHGTA is encoded by the coding sequence ATGCAGTACACCATCGATTTCCTGCTGATCTACCTAATACCCATACTGCTTGTATGGGCTATTTACATATTGCATAGCCGCAGGAAAAGTAAAAAGAATCTTGCTCTTAAGACAGAAGAGTTCGAAGCAGGCCTGACCGAACCGGCTTCGCTCCACCCATTGATCGATCCGGCAAAATGCATGGGTTGCGGAACCTGTGTGAAAGCCTGCCCGGAGCAGGCCAACCATCCCGTACTGGGGCTGATCGACAATAAGGCCGAGCTGATCGCTCCGACCAACTGCATCGGCCACGGCGCTTGTAAAACCGCCTGTCCTTTCGATGCCATTACCCTGGTCTTCGGCACTGAACGTCGCGGCGTCGATATTCCCCTGCTGGATAATTTTCAAACCAGCATGCCGGGCATTTACATCGCCGGTGAACTGGGTGGCATGGGTCTGATCAGAAATGCCATCGTGCAGGGAACCAAAGCCATGGATCAGATCCTGGAGGCACTCAAAAGTGAGGGCAGCGCACCCCTGGATCTGCTGATCGTGGGCGCCGGACCGGCCGGATTCTGTGCCTCATTGCAGGCGATGGAGAAAAAGATCAAATACAAGACTGTGGAGCAGGAATCTCTGGGGGGAACGGTTTTTCAATTTCCCAGAGGCAAACTGGTGATGACCGCGCCGGTAAAACTGCCGCTGGTTGGTGAGGTAAAATTTACTGAAACAACCAAAGAGAAGCTGCTTGAGTTCTGGGAGGATGTAGAACGCAAGACCGGTGTGCAGATCAGCTACCATGAGCGGGTGGAGAAGATTACAGCCAACCCGGCAGGTGGCTATGATGTCAAAACCAACAAGGACACCTATCATACCCGCATGGTCCTGCTGGCTATCGGCCGACGGGGCACTCCCCGAAAACTCGGTGTGCCTGGAGAGGATTTGAGTAAGATCACCTACCGCTTGATCGATCCGGAACAGTATAAAAACCAGCATGTCCTGGTGGTTGGCGGCGGTGACAGTGCGCTTGAGGCTGCAACCAGTATCGCTGCGGAACCTGGCACTACAGTCACCCTCTCCTACCGCAGTGGCGCCTTTAGCCGGGCGAAGAAAAAAAATCGGGAAAAGGTGGATCAGGCTGCAGAATCAGGCCAGATCAATCTGTTGCTCAGTACCAATGTCACTGAATTCACAGAAGAGACTGTGACCATCGACAAAGGTGGGGAGAAGATTGAAATTCCCAATGACGCTGCCATCATCTGTGCCGGCGGTATACTTCCAACAGGTTTTCTTAAAGAGACTGGTATCAATGTGGAAACCAAACATGGCACTGCCTAG